TGGTCATTCATATATAGTATTTGGTCCTCTATTAGAAGGAGTAACAACAGTAATGTATGAAGGAGCTCTAGATTATCCAAACCCAGATAGGTGGGCATCTATAATTGAGAGATATGGTGTTACGATACTTTATACTTCACCTACAGCAATAAGGTCTTTCATGAAATTAGGAGAGGATGTATATAAAGGTAGAGATTTCTCTTCTGTGAGATTAATGCATTCTGTAGGAGAGCCAATAAACCCAGAGGCATTTAGATGGTTCTTCAGATTGGTAGGAAAAGAAAGCATACCATTTGGTAGTACTTGGTGGATGACTGAGACTGGTGGTATTATGATTAGTCACTTACCCGGTCTTTATCTAATTCCATTGAAACCAGGAACTAATGGAATGCCGTTACCGGGAATTGATGCAGATGTTGTTAATGAAAATGGTAATCCTACAAAACCTGAAGAAAGAGGATATCTAGTGATTAGAAAACCATGGCCTGGAATGCCATTAACTATTTGGGGAGATCCAGATAGATATGTTAAAGTATACTGGTCTAAATTCCCGGGTATATTTTATCCCGGCGATTTCGCTGTTAAAGATTCTGATGGATACTTCTGGATATTAGGTAGGGCTGACGAGGTAATTAAAGTAGCTGGGCATAGATTAGGAACATATGAGTTAGAGTCTGCTTTAATACATCACCCAGCCGTTGCTGAAGCAGCAGTTGTAGGAGTCCCAGATCCATTAAAAGGTGAAGTACCGGTAGCATTTGTAGTATTAAAGGTGGGACAAAAAGCAAATGAGGAGTTGAAAAAGAGCTTAAATGAATGGGTAAGAGAGCAAGTAGGACCTATAGCGTCATTAAGTAGTATTTACTTTGTATCTAAACTTCCAAAAACTAGGAGTGGTAAGATTATGAGAAGAGTAGTAAAGGCTGTTATTACTAATCAGCCAGTAGGCGATGTCACAACACTTGAAGATGAAGCTTCGGTAGAAGAAGTTAAAAAGGCATACGAAGAATTAAAGAAGGAGATATCCTAAATTATTTTTTATGGATATAAAAATTATAAAAGCTGAGAAGAAAGGAGATTTTGAAGAAATAGAGGGTTTAGTCCCAGCTAGATGTACTTTAGGTTATTATCATGTAAAAGTAACTGTAAAGGGATTTAGACTAATTGATTCTTCTTGTGAATGTGGGGAAAAATTGTGCCCTCATGCGGTTAAGCTTGAAATGGCCTTTTTTAGAAAGAGAAAGGAGTTATCTAGTTAACCAATCTTGCCACCAGAAAGTTATCATAGCATATAGGGAAGCAATATATTGCACTGCTAGTGCGATAGAACCGTATATTAGAGTTTTCAATTTATCTTCTGGAATTAAATAAATCATGGTCATTACAAAGGGTATTATAGCTATAAATCCTCCGTAATGCAAGAATAAATAAAAGATAAAGAAGTCGGAATGGTAACGGGTTGGCAGATACAATAGTAATAAGAGCTTAGTATTAATTACATTAATTGAGGAATAGATCTTAAGAATTCTAGTGAAACTCATATAAAGGAACAAGAGCGTAAATAATGGTAACAGATTGGTGTATATCATATTAAAAACGTATAATGAACCCCTTTTACTTATACTACCGTCAGCTATCTCCCTTATAAAATTAAGATAATTTGCTCTTGTCCATCTAGTTACTTGTTTCGTAAACATTTTTATGTCTCTAGGGGGTTTTGTATATGCCACTGCATCAAAGACTTTTACAGCCCTATACCCTTTTTTTATAACAAAATCGGTTAAATCTCTATCATCGGAAATTTTAATTGGTCTTCCAAACATTTTCGGCTCTAAAAACTCTTTAGATAATATATATGGTTTTACGAGTTCGGTCCTATATATTACACATTGTCCACTTAATATTATAGCACTTCCAAAATAGTTTACCGCCCTGTTTACTATCTCACTTATTCTCTCAAAGAATTCACCATAATAATATGCATATTTATTTTTCTCGTCATACATAATTCTAATATTTGGCCCTACTCCACCTACTGACTCATCAAAAACACTTAACATCTTTAGTATAGAGTCTTTATAAATAATCGTATCACTATCTAGAAACATCACTAGAGGAGATCTTACATACTTAACTCCCTCGGCTAACGCGTATCTTTTCCCCTTATGTTCACGCATATAAATAAATTTACCACCATATCTTTCCGTAATTGATTTGTATGGTTCTAGAACACTATCCCCTACAACAATAAATTCTAACCTTGTGTCATATAAAGTCCTTATCACTTTTTCAAAAATATCTATTTCCTCCTTATAAACTGGTATCACAACTGTAAGATCAGAGAGATTATAAAAACTTGAGTGTTGAGTTTTTCTATTATTACTTATTACTGCAAAAAATGAATTCAAAAAGAAATAAAGAATAGTTATAATTGTGAATGAAAGAGAATAAATGAAATATGAGACTCCGTGAAATAAGTGAAACATAATCACCACTATAATGCTCGATATCGAAATATATAACGATTTTTCCTAATTCACCATTCGAATTCTCCGTTCAAAAAGGGGTTAGTTAACTTTTCGTATCCCAAAGTTGTAAAGAAACCATGACCGGGATAAACTGTTAATCCGTCATTTAATTCCATTAACCTATTTAGACTCTTTTTTAGTAAATTTTTGTCTCCTCCTAAGTCATACCTTCCAATACTCCCGTTAAATAATGTGTCTCCCGTAAAAATTCCGTCATCAAAAATATAACAGACACTACCCATTGTATGTCCTGGTGTCTCTATCACTTTTAGTTCTTCATTCCCTATTTTTATTATAGATTTTTCATCTATGAAACCATCTGGTACTATTCCTTTAGTCCTTTCATCTCGTCTTAATAAATCTAAATCACTTCTATGTAAGAAGAATGGAACATTAAAATATTTCTTCACTTCAGTAACACCCAATACATGATCAAAATGCCCATGCGTGGCATAAATTGACTTAAGTTTTATGTTATTTGTTAAGATATAATCTATAACCTCAGATGGATTTTCTGCAACGTCTATTAATATTCCTTCATCTCCAGAAACAACTAAGTAAGTATTGGTAGAATACTCGCCTAAGATAAAACGTTTAACTATCATCATAAAAAATCTTTCTGATATCCTAAATAAGTTAACGTAAAAGTAATTAATGATTAATACTTTAGTTATATGATGAAATACACTGAGACTGCACCAAAACTTTTTATGAACACAGGAACTAGATTTCCTAGAAAAATAATCTGGGCTATGGGACTTATAAAATACGCGGCAGCGAAAGTTAATTCTGATCTTAACCAGTTAGAAAAAGAAATAGCTAAAGGTATTATGCAAGCAGCAAAAGAAGTTATGGAAGGAAAACATGATGATAAAATAGTTTTAGATGTATTTCAAACAGGCTCTGGTACTGGACTAAATATGAATATTAATGAAGTGATAGCAGAAAGGGCAACTGAAATGATTGGAAAAAAAGTTCACCCAAATGATCACGTAAATTTAGGGCAATCATCTAACGATACTGTTCCTACTGCAATAAGAATAGCAGCAACTTCAGCAGTTGAAGAACAACTTATACCAGCACTTAGTAAATTTGTTTCTATTCTTAATAGAAAAAGTGAAGAATTTAAGGATATTGTGAAATCTGGAAGGACTCATTTAAGGGACGCGTTACCAGTTACCTTAGGTCAAGAGCTTTCAGCATATGCAGACGCTTTCTACCACGATATGACCAATTTACAACAAGTACTAGAATATGTTAAGGAGCTTCCTATTGGTGGCACTGCAGTAGGTACTGGATTAAACTCACATCCAGAATTTCAACTGAGAGTTATTCAAGAGGTTAATAATGAAACTGGATTAGGCTTCAAACCAGCTAATAAGTTTAGAGGATTAAGGCTTTTAACGGACTTACTTAGTCTAAGCGGTATTATGAGAACAATTGCGGTAGATCTTTACAGACTTGGACAAGATATTAGATTAATGTTTTCTGGACCAATGACTGGTTTCAATGAAATAGATCTACCTACTCAAGAAGAAATAGCTGGAAGTAGTATTATGCCGGGTAAAACAAACCCAGTTACTGTGGAGGCAACATTATTAGTCTCAGCTCAAGTAGTAGGATTAGATCATGCCAATCAATTTGCATCAATGTTAGGCGAGTTTGAGTTAGCCATGGGCGTTCCTTTGATTGGATATAATGTGGTTACTCAAATAAACTTACTTACAGAGGCATTAAATAAATTTGGAGATTTGGTAATTAATGGTATGGTTCCTAATATAGAAAGAATGAAAAGATATGCTGAAAGCAGTCCTTCATTAGTTACCGTAATATCACCTATTATTGGTTATGATAAGGCTAGCGAAATAGGGAAGAGATTAAGCAAAGGAATGTCTATAAGAGAAGCATTAAAAGAGTTAGGCTTTAAGGATGATGAAATAGATAGAATACTAGATTTATCAAAATTAGTTAAGCCAGGTTTTCCTGCAAAATGATTACTTGTTTAGTAATTATAAAGGCTAATAATAATTTTTTATTATTTATAAGGAAAAAGAGAGGATTAGGGAAAGGTCTAATTACATTCCCTGGAGGTAAGGTTAAAGATAACGAGAAGATTGAAGAATGTGCAATAAGAGAAGTTAAAGAAGAAGTTAACATTACTATTTTTGAACCTAAGCTTGTAGGAAAAATAAAGTTTTACCTAGATGATTATGAAGCGGAAACAACCTATGTGTTTGTTACAGATAAATACAAAGGAAAACCAGAAGAAACTGATGAAGCAATACCTATTTGGCTAAATTATATACCTTATGAAGAAATGTGGGAAGATGATAAAGTATGGTTACCTCTTGTACTAGAAGGAAAGAAAATTTGCTGTGAATTTAAATTTGATAAGAACTGGCAAGAATTTAAGGGAGGATATTGTAATTTATGCGAACTTACATGATTTTTTTCTAGTAAATAAAATATTGTATATTTTATTAATGCACTCTTTAACATCATCCTTACATTCAAAAAGCTTATACCCGTTCTCTTTAGCCTTTATGATTTCTTCTTCATTAACTGTGTGGACAACTAGTACATCTATCTTTTTTATATCCTCTTTTAACTCAATTACTCCGTCTTCGTTCAAAAGAAAAAACTTTTCCTTAATCTTAACTATTGTCACCATTAAACACCTTACTTATTAACGAAATGGATATATCGTATCTATATGAGGTATTGAAATGACCTCCTTCATATTCTTCAAATTCATGCTTAACATTATACCTAAGCATTTTCTTGTGTAGTATCCTCATACCAAAGTTTATCCTAAACTCATCTTTATTACCTACATCAAGGTAAATCAGCCTTAATTTTTTCAGGTTTTCGCTGTATTTTTCTACTAGTCTTACTGGATCTTTTTCTAGCCATCTTTTCCAAACATCCTCAATTATTTCTCCAGTATCAAGATCAAATGGCAAAACAATTTCTGTCCCTTCTGGGGAATAAAATGCGGCCATGGCAATAATATTTAATGTATTAAGATCATCTTTATCCTTCTTATTTTCCTTACTCCAGTACTTTTCCAACCACTTATTAAGTCCACCTTCTCTCCTTATATGTCTAATAGCATGAGGAAAATAAGGTAAGTAAACATATTCAAAATAAGAATCTCCAGAATGATTTATTAGGCCGCGTATTATTTCTGGATATTTCATAGCTAAAACTATTGAACCGTAACCACCAGAAGACTTTCCCATTAATATTACATCCTTCTTTCCATATATATCAAAAAGATATGGGATTAATTCTTTTATAATAAAATCCTCGTACATTCCTACAGCTGTTGAATTTATGTATTGATTCCCACCTAATTTTGTAAAAAGATCTGGAAGTATAAATATTAAATTCTTGATTTTCCCTTCTTTATGTAATCTATCTAGTTTTTCATTTATAGATTCTGATAAAGGATCATAATTTAAGAGTGTAATAGAGGAAGAGAAAAATCCACTCAAATAAATTACTATTGGAGCTTGAGTTACATCTCCAACCTCTATAGAATAGACTTTTCTAACATTGGGATCTTTTAAAGGATTATCTTTTAATATATTACTCTCGATTGCAAAGCTTTTGATTAACATCTACAAAAATAGTTATATTGACAAGGAAATAATTAATTTTTGTGAGTGAATTTACTAGTTTAGCTGAAGTACTTGTTATTGCTAGCTTCTTAGGACTTTTGCTTAGAAGAATAAACGTTTCTCCAGTTATTGCTTATCTTGTATCTGGAATAATAGGAGTAGAATTAGGATTAAATTATAGTAGTTCAATATTTCAGTTTCTAACTTTTCTTGCGGTAAATTTGCTTTCATTTGAAATGGGTGTATCTGTTAATTTGGTTGATTTAAAGAAAATATTTAAGAGAGCTTTATTCATAGTTCTAACAGAATTTCTAGTCGTTACTACAGTAGTTATGCTAATTTCCCTATTCATAAGACTTAATTTCATAAGTACGATCCTTCTCGTAGTAATAGGATTTAACACCAGTACTTCAATCGCATATAAATTAGCTGAGAAAACACTTGACCAGAATGATTTAAAAATAGTACTCTCAGTTTCATCTTTAGAGGACACAGTAGCTTTTATAGTTCTTGGTGTAATTTCATCTAATTCCTTTAACCTTGTAGAAATAATAGTTTCAGCATTTATTTCTATTACTTTAGGATACCTAATATCAAAATTGTTAATAAATCCTACCATAAACTTCTCTGAAGACTCAATAATTTTATCTGGTGTAGCTTCCGTATTTCTTTTTAATATCTTAAGTCAGTTACTTAATATACCTTCTACTTTAGCATCTTTTCTCCTAGGGATAGGAACTTCTTATGCTTCTTCAGATAGTGAAAAAATTGTGAAAAGCATTAAGCCTTTAACAGATTTTACTCTAATCCTATTCTTCTTTGTTGCAGGAAGTTATATTAAAGTTTCAACTTACTTACTTTATGCTCTACCTATTTCTATAGTTTTAGTACTTACAAAATATATAGCATTTAGCACTGCATATTGGATGTCTGGCATAGAGTTCATCAGAGCATTTAGAACCGGACTTTTCATGAGCTCTCTTAGTGAATTTGGAATTGTAATTTCATTAACAGCTTTACAAGAAGGGTTACCGGTATTATCAGTTTATAATATTTCTAGCATTGTAGTAGCAATATCATCTACAATCGCAAGTATAGTAACAACTAGGAATAAGGCAATAATTTCTATTCTAAATAAAATTTACTATAAATTAAGTTTAAATAAAGTAGATAATATTGTAAGGAGAGCTTCTTCTCACCAATTAAAAATTCCAGAAATAGTAATAGTAATGGTGAGGTACATAATTACAAGTGTAACTATAACTTTTTCTGGAGCTTATATAATTTATTTATTATATACAATAAGTCCTTTCTTGATTTATGTTTCTTACATATTAATCGTAGTAATTCCAGCTATGCTTTTCACTCTCCTTGTAACTACAACAAATAACATTAGAGGGAAGTATGGAGAAGCTGAATTTATAGTAGAATTATTCTTTATAATAATTTTTATAATAAATGTCTTCGAATTTGAAATATTTTTCCTAAAGCTAATCTCATTTAACATAATAGTTTTTATACTTTCGATAGTAATAGGTAGCATAATCACTATCTTATCTTTTTCAAGAATTAGGAAACTTCTTGAAGATATTGAGAAATTATTTTAAAACATTTATCACTAATTTTATTTATTTTAATTATTTCTGGAGGTAAAATATATATACTTCCATCAATGGACGAAATCTCCATTGTTTTTCTTATGAAGTAGTAATATGAAGTTAGAGCACATATAACTGCATCTATAATATCTTTTTTACTACTAAACTCCCTCCAGTTTAGATTCAGATTCTTAAGGGAAGAAGTAGGATGAGTCTCTATCACTACTTTATTAACAAACAGTTCCTTTAGGGCTATAGCCTTATTAACTAATTCTCTCATCCATGAAGGAGGTAAAACTTTATAACCTTTTCTTATCATCTCTTTGTCAACTTCCCTAAATCCGTTAGAAGTAGATAAGGGTGCATCTATTGAAATAACTAAAGCATCCTTACATTCTTCATAAATCTCTATATTATCCATAAGCTCTTTAACACAAACAATGTTATTTTCTAATATTCCAACAGCTGAAGGTCTTTTAACAGCCAAATCGATACCACAAAATTTCAATATTTCACACCAGAGAAAATATTGTGAAACCCCCTATAATATTAATCAACTACAAGGCATATGAAAATTCCTACGGAGAAAAGGGAGTAGAAATATCTAAAAAAATAGAGAAAGTTAGCAAGGACTACGGGGTACCAATTATTATATCAGTTCCAGCAACAATGATATACAAACTCTCTCAAATTTTGGAAATACCAGTATACGCACAACATGTTGATGCATTAAGACATGGAGCGCATACTGGTGCAATATTACCAGAGATGATAAAAGATGCTGGAGCTAAGGGATCATTACTTAATCATAGCGAAAGAAAAATTAGATTAGATGAAATACATGAGGCTGTTACAAGGATAAGAGATTTAGGATTAGAGAGTGTTGTTTGTGCTGACTCTTATGAATTAGTTCATCCTCTAGCATTACTTAAACCTAACGCTATACTTATAGAACCTCCAGAATTAATCGGAAGTGGAAGAGCAGTATCTAAAGAAAAACCAGAAGTTATAACAAGAGCAGTTAACGAGATAAAAAAGGTAGAAGGAGTTTACCTAATCGCTGGAGCTGGGATTACAACAGGTGAAGATGTATATAAAGCAATTGAATTAGGAGCTGATGGTATTGGTGTTGCTAGTGCAGTAATGAAATCATCAACGCCAGAAAAAATAGTAGAAGATTTCATTATAAACGCTTTAAAAGCTATTGATAGAAAGAAATAAAATCAATAACTATATCAAAATAATTCCTATATTTCTCAAAAATTTTAATCAATATTTCTTTTCTATTTACAGATTCAGTATATTGAATAAGGTATAAAGATATCGCTATAATTAAATCGCAAAAAGAATAAAATTTTGATAAGAATTCTATTACTGAAATATTTATTTTTATTCTTCGTCTCTCAACGTAATAAGGTCTAAAACCTGAGAACAATTCTATTTCTATATTCTTAAGTTCTTCTGGTACATTATAACACAATATCGATAAGTTTAAATACAACAGAATTTTCACCGAAATATTTTCTTATAATCTCCTTTATCTTATCTATGTTTTTTACAAAAGCGTAAAGTATAGCTATTAGAAGATAAGAAGAAATAATTTCATACTCTCCACCACTTTGAACAGAAAAACTCTCGAACTTAACTGAATTTATCTTAACTGTTTTATCCTCTACGAGGGAAATGACATTATAGGGTAAGTCTGTTATAATAACGTTAACATTCTCATTTGATATACCTTCCTTAAGCAATATCTCATTAGCTATTTTAATTATACAATCTAAATCTTTACAGTTTATCATCAGGTGAACAACCCATCATCACTTTTTCAGTTAAGGTTGGTTTCCTCATTAATTACATTATTCTTATTAATCATTTTTAAGTGTTTACTTGAGATTAAACTTCTCGATAATTAAGTTAAGAGTAATTATCTTCAAATAGAATCTGAAAAAAGAGGTACCAATAAAAAAGATTTTTGACATAAAACTTTAAGGATTAAATGAGCTTTAACCAAAAAATTTAGAAATTATTGAAAATAACGACAAAACATTACAATCCTTCTCTCTTAAAACTAAAGTAGATAAACAATCTTGTAATTGCTACTAGAATTAGAGAGAAGAGAATTAATGTTGAAGCTTCAGTTACTGATGCATTAAAGTACGTTAAAAATGTATTATAGACACATACTGAGGCTACTGGAACACCATTAAATATCCACCCAGAAACATAAGGTGCAACAATGACGACTGAACCAAACTCACTTATAGCTCTAGCCATTGAAGTTAAACCAGCGGATATTATACCTCTTACTGAGGATGGTAAAATCACTCTAAAATAAGTTCTTAATTCTGAGGCTCCCAGACTTAATGCATAATATTCATAGCTTCTTGGAAGAGCTTCATAAAAGTTCTGCATTGCCCTTACATAAATAGGTGAAGAAACTATCATTAAAGCAAGTATTAAACCTAAATATGTAAAGAAGAAATTTATTCCATGAGTTTCTAGAAATCTTCCTAGAGGATTTAATGGACTATCTATAAAAAGTAAAGCTATGCCAACTACTGGATGAGGAACTGAAGCGGGAATGTCAACAATAGCCTCAATAATTGGATTTCTATGCCTAGCTAAGTAATAAGCTAAAGGAGTAAATAGAATTATGATTAACATAATGCTAATGGAGGAGGCAAAAAACGTTAACTCTATTGATCTTATTATAGCATTTCCAAAGGCATATTTCATAGAAAAATAAGGACCATAACCGTAATAAAGAACTGCAAGAATTGGGAAAATGAGGAGAAAAGCTAGAAAAAATACTAATGCCTTAAAAAGGTTAAACTGCACTGAAGTTCCCGCCATACTGTAATACACCTTGATTTAACAGATTAAGAATTTGTGATGGAACGTCGCTCTTGTTTTGATAGAATAGTAATGGGTGAGTTATTGGTGTTACCCCAAACATTGATAGTTCTTGAACGTGATCAACTATGAATTCGACAAACTCTATAGCTCCTTGTTCATTTGAGGCATTTACTGGAATAGTTATGTATAGATAAACAGGATTTCCATATATCTTCAATGTTTGACCATTAACTGTTATTTTGTAGAAGAAGAAGCTATCCCAGCTGGTCTCATTAGGATAATAACCAAAGCTTAACCATGGAGGAAGTTTTAAATATTCTAGATGTTGTGAGATCGCATAAGATACATAAGAAAACGTAAAGTCTAGTTTACCAGTTGCTAGATCTGGAACAAAGTCCGCCGTAGTAGGCGCTGATACAACATTTGGATTGTGGTTAACTAAGTTAATGAAGTAATCAAAACTATGATTAGCATAAAGATAACCAGCCATCTTTAAAATTAAATAGGCATATAAACCTTCTGGATCACTACTTGGGTTTGAAATACCTAAACTAAACTTTGTTGTTAATAAATAGAAGAAGTTATACCAGTACTGACTTTCATTAGTTTTCATAGCCATCGTATAGTTTGAGTATAACTGATTCCAATAAGGACTTTGAGTGGTATAGTTACTGTAGATTATAGCCATTTGATCAGAGATAAAAGCTATAGCCCAGCCTGGGTCTCTGTTACCTTCTAATTCAACAGCTTGAATATAAGCTACTGGTACAAAAACACTAACAGGTTGTCCTTTTGCAATCTGAGCAGCTAATCCAAATGACCCTCCTGGTACTACGTCTACTGTAATTCCAGTTTGTTGCTCAAACTGCTTAGCTAAATAGTCAAATATAGCCTTATAGGCACCAGCAACATACACAATAACTGGACCGCTTGATGATGGAGAAACAGAAGATGATGTTGTTGGTGTGGTAGTACTTGTAACTGAAGATGATGATGGATGACGAGTTAGCAACAGTACACCAACAACTGCTACTATTGCTATTATAATTATTGCTATGATTACATAAGAAGAGATTGCCTTATACACTTTGTGCCTAGACATTTGTATTTAATTAGAAATATTCCTATATTTAAATATTTTCACCAGTCCCTATATTAG
The sequence above is drawn from the Sulfurisphaera tokodaii str. 7 genome and encodes:
- a CDS encoding extracellular solute-binding protein → MSRHKVYKAISSYVIIAIIIIAIVAVVGVLLLTRHPSSSSVTSTTTPTTSSSVSPSSSGPVIVYVAGAYKAIFDYLAKQFEQQTGITVDVVPGGSFGLAAQIAKGQPVSVFVPVAYIQAVELEGNRDPGWAIAFISDQMAIIYSNYTTQSPYWNQLYSNYTMAMKTNESQYWYNFFYLLTTKFSLGISNPSSDPEGLYAYLILKMAGYLYANHSFDYFINLVNHNPNVVSAPTTADFVPDLATGKLDFTFSYVSYAISQHLEYLKLPPWLSFGYYPNETSWDSFFFYKITVNGQTLKIYGNPVYLYITIPVNASNEQGAIEFVEFIVDHVQELSMFGVTPITHPLLFYQNKSDVPSQILNLLNQGVLQYGGNFSAV